The following are from one region of the Variovorax sp. V213 genome:
- the uraH gene encoding hydroxyisourate hydrolase gives MGLSTHVLDTMHGGPAAGMEVALYTTQGDAATLVKRFTLNSDGRSDGPLYDNDSLKVGTYRLVFDVAGYFKARGVKLPEPNFLNKVSLDFGVAHTDQHYHVPLLVTPWSYSTYRGS, from the coding sequence ATGGGCCTGAGCACCCACGTACTCGACACGATGCACGGCGGCCCCGCGGCCGGCATGGAGGTGGCGCTTTACACCACCCAAGGCGACGCCGCCACGCTGGTGAAGCGCTTCACGCTGAATTCGGACGGCCGCAGCGACGGGCCGCTCTACGACAACGACTCGCTCAAGGTCGGCACCTACCGGCTGGTGTTCGACGTGGCGGGTTATTTCAAGGCGCGCGGCGTGAAGCTGCCCGAGCCCAATTTCCTCAATAAGGTGTCGCTGGACTTCGGCGTGGCGCACACCGACCAGCACTACCACGTGCCGCTGCTCGTGACCCCGTGGAGCTATTCCACCTACCGCGGGTCGTGA
- the puuE gene encoding allantoinase PuuE, translating to MTVYDTTLPYPRDLVGYGRNPPHAQWPGGARIAVQFVLNYEEGGENATLHGDAGSEQFLSEMFNPASFPDRHISMEGIYEYGSRAGVWRILREFEKRGLPLTVFGVGMALARYPELAAAFKELGHEIACHGWRWIHYQNLDEATEREHMRLGMEAIEKLTGERALGWYTGRDSPRTRRLVADYGGFEYDSDYYGDDLPFWMKVQKTDGTVVPQLIVPYTLDCNDMRFALPQGYSHADPFFQYMKDTFDALYAEGDPQGDNSPKMMSIGMHCRLLGRPGRITALQRFLDHIGQHDGVWVCRRLDIARHWKQAHPFETATKGS from the coding sequence ATGACCGTCTACGACACCACCCTGCCCTACCCGCGCGACCTCGTCGGCTACGGCCGCAACCCGCCGCACGCCCAATGGCCCGGCGGCGCGCGCATCGCGGTGCAGTTCGTCCTCAACTACGAAGAGGGCGGCGAGAACGCCACGCTGCACGGCGACGCGGGCTCCGAACAATTCCTCTCCGAGATGTTCAACCCGGCGAGCTTCCCGGACCGGCACATCAGCATGGAAGGCATCTACGAATACGGCTCGCGCGCCGGCGTGTGGCGCATCCTGCGCGAGTTCGAGAAGCGCGGCCTGCCGCTCACCGTCTTCGGCGTGGGCATGGCGCTCGCGCGCTACCCCGAGCTGGCCGCGGCCTTCAAGGAGCTGGGCCACGAGATCGCCTGCCACGGCTGGCGCTGGATCCACTACCAGAACCTCGACGAGGCCACCGAGCGCGAGCACATGCGCCTGGGCATGGAAGCCATCGAGAAGCTCACGGGCGAACGAGCCCTGGGCTGGTACACCGGCCGCGACAGCCCGCGCACGCGCCGCCTCGTGGCCGACTACGGCGGCTTCGAATACGACAGCGACTATTACGGCGACGACCTGCCCTTCTGGATGAAGGTGCAGAAGACCGACGGCACGGTGGTGCCCCAGCTCATCGTCCCCTACACGCTGGACTGCAACGACATGCGCTTTGCGCTGCCGCAGGGTTACTCGCACGCCGACCCGTTCTTCCAGTACATGAAAGACACCTTCGACGCGCTCTATGCCGAAGGCGATCCGCAAGGCGACAACAGCCCCAAGATGATGAGCATCGGCATGCACTGCCGGCTGCTCGGGCGGCCCGGCCGCATCACGGCGCTGCAGCGCTTTCTCGATCACATCGGCCAGCACGACGGCGTGTGGGTCTGCCGGCGCCTGGACATCGCACGCCACTGGAAGCAGGCCCATCCGTTCGAAACGGCCACCAAAGGAAGCTGA
- a CDS encoding FAD-binding oxidoreductase, with protein MAMSLVSPAAVPQPLLALRDALGETCVLIGEAVPQRNRNDWSTQPPTHPLAVVRPVDAAGVSAALKACRAAGLSVVPQGGLTGLCGGARPEDGWVALSLERMVGIEEIDPASATMTVLAGTPLELVQRAAAEAGFYFALDLGARGSCAIGGNLSTNAGGNRVIRYGMARELVLGLEVVLPDGTVMTSLNKMLKNNAGYDLKHLFIGSEGTLGIITRIVLRLHPQPGCTLSALCALPDYDGVVRLLGAARGGLGPLLSAFEVMWPDYWQVVTERVGVRDPLTGVAGGAGHGHYVLVEVQGTDEAIDGPRFQRWLERLMEDGALADAAVAQSVADTQSFWALRDACAEFFPTLGPHVSYDVGLAVKSMDAYVRACKAALAARIPGCESVYYGHIGDGNLHLVAWVSGLSVEHQPKDAMDEVIYGLVREFGGTVSAEHGIGTAKKRWLGHARSPEEIALMKTLKAALDPTGLLNPGKVI; from the coding sequence ATGGCCATGTCTCTTGTGTCCCCTGCGGCTGTGCCACAGCCCCTGCTCGCACTGCGCGATGCCCTCGGCGAGACTTGCGTGCTGATCGGCGAGGCTGTGCCCCAGCGCAACCGCAACGACTGGAGCACCCAGCCGCCGACACACCCGCTAGCGGTGGTCCGCCCGGTCGATGCGGCAGGCGTTTCCGCGGCGTTGAAGGCCTGCCGCGCTGCCGGCCTCTCGGTGGTGCCCCAGGGAGGGTTGACCGGCCTGTGCGGCGGCGCCCGCCCCGAAGACGGCTGGGTGGCCCTGTCGCTGGAGCGCATGGTCGGCATCGAGGAGATCGACCCCGCCAGCGCCACGATGACGGTGCTTGCCGGCACGCCGCTCGAGCTGGTGCAGCGCGCGGCGGCCGAGGCCGGCTTCTATTTCGCGCTCGACCTGGGCGCGCGCGGCTCCTGCGCCATCGGCGGCAACCTGTCGACCAATGCGGGCGGCAACCGCGTGATCCGCTACGGCATGGCGCGCGAACTGGTGCTCGGCCTGGAGGTCGTGCTGCCCGACGGCACCGTGATGACCAGCCTCAACAAGATGCTGAAGAACAACGCCGGCTACGACCTCAAGCACCTGTTCATCGGCAGCGAGGGCACGCTGGGCATCATCACCCGCATCGTGCTGCGCCTGCATCCGCAGCCGGGCTGCACGCTGTCGGCGCTGTGCGCCCTGCCCGACTACGACGGCGTGGTGCGCCTGCTGGGTGCCGCGCGCGGCGGCCTGGGGCCTTTGCTCTCGGCCTTCGAGGTGATGTGGCCCGACTACTGGCAGGTGGTGACCGAGCGGGTGGGCGTGCGCGATCCGCTGACCGGCGTGGCCGGCGGCGCAGGGCACGGGCACTACGTGCTCGTCGAAGTGCAGGGCACCGACGAGGCGATCGACGGCCCGCGCTTCCAGCGCTGGCTCGAGCGGCTGATGGAAGACGGCGCGCTGGCCGACGCGGCGGTGGCGCAGTCGGTGGCCGACACGCAGTCGTTCTGGGCGCTGCGCGATGCCTGTGCCGAGTTCTTTCCCACGCTGGGCCCGCACGTTTCCTATGACGTCGGTCTCGCCGTGAAGTCGATGGACGCTTATGTGCGCGCCTGCAAGGCGGCGCTGGCCGCGCGCATCCCTGGCTGCGAGAGCGTCTACTACGGCCACATCGGCGATGGCAACCTGCACCTGGTGGCGTGGGTTTCCGGCCTCTCCGTGGAGCACCAGCCCAAGGACGCGATGGACGAAGTGATCTACGGCCTGGTGCGCGAGTTCGGCGGCACGGTGTCGGCCGAGCACGGCATCGGCACCGCGAAGAAACGCTGGCTCGGCCATGCGCGCAGCCCCGAGGAGATCGCGCTGATGAAGACGCTGAAGGCCGCCCTCGACCCCACGGGCCTGCTCAACCCCGGCAAGGTGATCTGA
- a CDS encoding TRAP transporter small permease, with product MASTFIDRMFKATEALLAALLLGMVLMVFGNVVLRYAFNSGIQVSEELSRFFFVWLTFIGAIVAMRDGAHLGMDGFVSRLSRRGKLACLAASQAIVLVCCAMLFWGTWQQHEVNATTKAPVTQISMIWVFGVGYLTSLAIGAHALHALWRIASGRLRDDELVQVTESEEIPHDTAHPGARP from the coding sequence GTGGCCAGCACCTTCATCGACCGGATGTTCAAGGCCACCGAGGCCCTGCTCGCGGCCTTGCTGCTGGGCATGGTGCTGATGGTGTTCGGCAACGTGGTGCTGCGCTACGCCTTCAACTCGGGCATCCAGGTGTCGGAAGAACTGTCGCGCTTCTTCTTCGTCTGGCTCACCTTCATCGGCGCCATCGTCGCGATGCGCGACGGCGCACACCTCGGCATGGACGGCTTCGTCAGCCGGCTGTCGCGGCGCGGCAAGCTGGCCTGCCTGGCTGCCAGCCAGGCGATCGTGCTGGTCTGCTGCGCCATGCTGTTCTGGGGCACCTGGCAGCAGCACGAGGTCAATGCCACCACCAAGGCGCCGGTCACGCAGATCTCGATGATCTGGGTCTTCGGCGTCGGCTACCTGACCAGCCTTGCCATCGGCGCCCATGCGCTGCACGCGCTGTGGCGCATTGCCAGTGGCCGCTTGCGCGACGACGAACTGGTGCAGGTGACCGAGAGCGAGGAGATACCGCACGACACGGCCCACCCCGGAGCTCGGCCATGA
- a CDS encoding GntR family transcriptional regulator has protein sequence MKNMESSTTRSIVDALTKAIVEHRLQPGTKLAEQKLADHFGVSRTLVRQALFQLSQNKLIRLEPARGAFVAAPAVDEARQVFKVRRMLEAEMTREFVRTVTPAKIKALKEHVALEKSAVSGEDISGRTELLGDFHVRMAELMGNTVLAQILGELISRCALITLMYQSASAAEHSNDEHADIVKALAARDEERAVRLMTEHLEHVEANLTFDRKVPTNDISLALS, from the coding sequence ATGAAAAACATGGAGTCCTCCACCACCCGTTCGATCGTCGACGCGCTGACCAAGGCGATCGTCGAGCACCGGCTGCAGCCCGGCACCAAGCTGGCTGAGCAAAAGCTGGCCGACCACTTCGGAGTGTCGCGCACGCTGGTGCGCCAGGCGCTGTTCCAGCTGTCGCAGAACAAGCTCATTCGCCTGGAGCCGGCGCGCGGCGCCTTCGTGGCCGCACCCGCGGTCGACGAGGCCAGGCAGGTGTTCAAGGTACGGCGCATGCTCGAAGCCGAGATGACGCGCGAGTTCGTGCGCACCGTCACGCCCGCGAAGATCAAGGCGCTCAAGGAGCATGTGGCGCTCGAAAAATCGGCCGTGTCGGGCGAAGACATCTCGGGCCGCACCGAGTTGCTCGGCGACTTCCACGTGCGCATGGCCGAGCTCATGGGCAACACGGTGCTGGCGCAGATCCTCGGCGAACTCATCTCGCGCTGCGCCCTCATCACGCTCATGTACCAGAGCGCCAGCGCGGCCGAGCATTCCAACGACGAGCACGCCGACATCGTGAAGGCGCTGGCCGCGCGCGACGAGGAGCGCGCCGTGCGCCTCATGACCGAACACCTGGAGCACGTCGAGGCCAACCTGACCTTCGACCGCAAAGTTCCGACCAACGACATCTCGCTGGCGCTGTCATGA
- a CDS encoding ArgE/DapE family deacylase, with protein MTDYAKLDAWIDAHFDEEVQFLQQLVRVPTDTPPGNNAPHAERTAELLKDFGLEAEKHAVPAQEVKDYGLESLTNLIVRRQYGSGGRTVALNAHGDVVPPGDGWTHDPYGGEIEGGSLYGRAAAVSKSDFASFTFALRALEAAAKPTKGSVELHFTYDEEFGGILGPGWLLKQGLTRPNLMIAAGFSYEVVTAHNGCLQMEVTVHGKMAHAAIPTTGVDALQGAVKILNALYAQNTLYQQVTSKVEGITHPYLNVGRIEGGTNTNVVPGKVVFKLDRRMIPEENPVEVEATIRKVIADAAAESAGITVEIKRLLLANSMQPLAGNKPLVDAIQKHGQELFGEPIKAMGTPLYTDVRLYGEAGIPGVIYGAGPRTVLESHAKRNDERVVLEDLRRATKVIARTLSDLLA; from the coding sequence ATGACCGACTACGCCAAGCTCGACGCCTGGATCGACGCCCACTTCGACGAGGAAGTGCAGTTCCTGCAGCAACTGGTGCGCGTGCCCACCGACACGCCGCCCGGCAACAACGCGCCGCATGCCGAGCGCACGGCCGAGCTGCTGAAAGATTTCGGCCTTGAGGCCGAGAAGCATGCCGTGCCGGCACAGGAGGTGAAGGACTACGGCCTCGAATCGCTCACCAACCTGATCGTGCGCCGCCAATACGGGAGCGGCGGCCGCACCGTGGCGCTCAACGCGCACGGCGACGTGGTGCCGCCTGGAGACGGCTGGACGCACGACCCTTATGGCGGCGAGATCGAAGGCGGCAGCCTCTACGGCCGCGCAGCCGCCGTGAGCAAGAGCGATTTCGCGAGCTTCACCTTCGCGCTGCGCGCGCTCGAAGCCGCGGCCAAGCCGACCAAGGGCAGCGTCGAACTGCACTTCACCTACGACGAGGAATTCGGCGGCATCCTCGGCCCGGGCTGGCTGCTCAAGCAAGGCCTCACCAGGCCCAACCTGATGATCGCGGCCGGTTTCAGCTACGAGGTGGTCACGGCCCACAACGGCTGCCTGCAGATGGAAGTGACGGTGCACGGCAAGATGGCCCACGCGGCCATTCCGACGACCGGGGTCGATGCCTTGCAGGGCGCGGTGAAGATCCTCAATGCGCTCTACGCACAGAACACGCTCTACCAGCAGGTGACGTCGAAGGTCGAAGGTATCACGCACCCCTACCTCAACGTGGGCCGCATCGAAGGCGGCACCAACACCAACGTGGTGCCCGGCAAGGTGGTGTTCAAGCTCGACCGCCGCATGATCCCCGAAGAGAACCCGGTCGAGGTCGAGGCGACGATCCGCAAGGTGATCGCCGATGCGGCCGCCGAGAGCGCCGGCATCACGGTGGAGATCAAGCGCCTGCTGCTCGCCAATTCGATGCAGCCGCTGGCTGGCAACAAGCCGCTGGTCGATGCCATCCAGAAGCACGGCCAGGAACTGTTCGGCGAGCCGATCAAGGCCATGGGCACGCCGCTTTACACCGACGTGCGCCTCTACGGAGAAGCCGGCATTCCGGGCGTGATCTACGGCGCGGGGCCGCGCACCGTGCTCGAGTCGCACGCCAAGCGCAACGACGAGCGCGTGGTGCTCGAAGACCTGCGCCGCGCCACCAAGGTGATTGCGCGCACGCTGAGCGACCTGCTGGCCTGA
- a CDS encoding GntR family transcriptional regulator, producing the protein MPPTTRFKIEAPKSLASQVAQRLREAIIDGEFALGAMIPEESLATSFGVSRTPVREALNLLQLAGLVVIRPQRGSYVFEPSEADITAICEFRCLLEPRAAELAYQNARDAAAAALQAAIDEMEEARAARDAVRYGRADTRLHEAFFEHCGNPYMQAAYATAATKIAALRTHLSAPADVLHTAGFEQHSQLLALFRAGDFAKFEKLMRAHVTGTRNSYVASLKTRTAA; encoded by the coding sequence GTGCCACCAACCACCCGATTCAAGATCGAAGCCCCCAAATCACTCGCGTCCCAGGTGGCGCAGCGCCTGCGCGAAGCCATCATCGACGGCGAATTTGCCTTGGGCGCGATGATTCCGGAGGAGTCGCTCGCGACCTCGTTCGGCGTCAGCCGCACGCCGGTGCGCGAGGCGCTGAACCTGCTGCAGCTGGCGGGACTGGTGGTGATACGGCCGCAGCGCGGCAGTTACGTGTTCGAGCCCAGCGAGGCCGACATCACGGCGATTTGCGAATTCCGCTGCCTGCTGGAGCCGCGCGCGGCCGAACTCGCGTACCAGAACGCGCGCGACGCCGCGGCCGCGGCACTGCAGGCGGCGATCGACGAGATGGAAGAGGCGCGCGCGGCGCGCGACGCGGTGCGCTATGGGCGTGCCGATACGCGGCTGCACGAGGCCTTCTTCGAACACTGCGGCAACCCGTACATGCAAGCCGCCTACGCCACCGCGGCGACCAAGATCGCGGCGCTGCGCACGCACCTTTCAGCGCCGGCCGATGTGCTGCACACAGCGGGCTTCGAGCAGCACTCGCAGCTTCTCGCGCTGTTCCGTGCCGGCGATTTCGCCAAGTTCGAAAAGCTGATGCGCGCCCACGTCACCGGCACGCGCAACAGCTATGTCGCCAGCCTGAAGACGCGGACCGCCGCGTAA
- the xdhC gene encoding xanthine dehydrogenase accessory protein XdhC yields the protein MNGLVDQLLARLAREDAVLVRVESTQGSAPREAGTWMAVWAEGLTGTIGGGQLEFQATQEARELLAGQRAIDGIQRYPLGPSLGQCCGGVVFLAYSRITSADAAALQRELVAQLKPVALFGGGHVGAALARLLASLPFTVRWIDSRDGVFPEALPAQIDTEHSEPVQDAVASLSPGSRVLIMSFSHAEDLDIVIACLKRLRTQGDLPYIGLIGSKTKWATFSHRLEARGFTPEELARITCPIGVPGITGKEPEVIAVAVAAQLLQSLG from the coding sequence ATGAACGGCTTGGTCGATCAACTGCTGGCCCGTCTCGCGCGCGAAGACGCAGTGCTGGTGCGCGTCGAATCGACGCAGGGCTCGGCGCCGCGCGAGGCAGGCACCTGGATGGCGGTGTGGGCCGAAGGACTCACGGGCACCATCGGCGGCGGCCAGCTCGAATTCCAGGCCACGCAGGAGGCGCGCGAATTGCTCGCCGGCCAGCGCGCGATCGACGGCATCCAGCGCTATCCGCTCGGCCCGAGCCTGGGCCAGTGCTGCGGCGGCGTGGTGTTTCTCGCCTATAGCCGCATCACGTCCGCCGATGCGGCGGCGTTGCAGCGCGAACTGGTCGCGCAGCTCAAGCCGGTGGCGCTGTTTGGCGGCGGCCATGTGGGCGCAGCGTTGGCGCGGCTTCTGGCCAGCCTGCCGTTCACCGTGCGCTGGATCGACAGCCGCGACGGCGTGTTCCCCGAGGCGCTGCCCGCGCAGATCGACACCGAGCATTCCGAGCCCGTGCAGGACGCCGTGGCCAGCCTCTCACCGGGCAGCCGGGTGCTGATCATGAGCTTCAGCCACGCCGAAGACCTGGACATCGTCATCGCCTGCCTCAAGCGCCTGCGCACCCAAGGCGACCTGCCGTACATCGGCCTGATCGGCAGCAAGACCAAATGGGCCACGTTCAGCCACCGGCTCGAGGCGCGCGGCTTCACGCCCGAAGAGCTGGCCCGCATCACCTGCCCCATCGGCGTGCCCGGCATCACCGGCAAGGAGCCTGAAGTGATCGCAGTCGCGGTGGCGGCACAGTTGTTGCAATCGCTGGGCTGA
- a CDS encoding TRAP transporter large permease codes for MTIAVFTLSLLGAMMLGTPIAFALLICGGALMVSQGQIDTTILSQKLVEGADSFPLLAIPFFMLAGELMNAGGISRRIVNFALAWVGHLRGGLGLVAIFASVVMAAISGSAAADAAAIGAMLIPMMRQAGYDVPRSAGLIAAGGVIAPVLPPSIGLIVFGVIANVSIGKLFLAGIAPGLLMGVSLVIAWQWVARRDKVIVQPRQTMAARGRAAVDGFWALLMPLGIIGGLKFGIFTPTEAGVAACVYAFVLGAFVYRELNLRQCYGLLVSAAKSTAVVVFLIAAALVSAWLITTSDVPSQVAAMLQPFMGNKILLMFVIMVIVVIVGTALDFAPTLMILTPVLMPVVKQAGIDPVYFGVLFIMNNAIGLITPPVGIVLNVMCGVAKISMKDLMRGLWPFLWAELFVLLLLVLFPALVLVPLKWLS; via the coding sequence ATGACGATCGCCGTCTTCACGCTTTCGCTGCTCGGCGCCATGATGCTGGGCACGCCGATCGCGTTCGCCCTGCTGATCTGCGGCGGTGCGCTGATGGTGTCGCAGGGCCAGATCGACACCACCATCCTGTCGCAGAAACTGGTGGAGGGCGCCGACAGCTTTCCGCTGCTGGCGATTCCTTTCTTCATGCTGGCCGGCGAGCTGATGAACGCCGGCGGCATTTCGCGGCGCATCGTCAACTTCGCGCTGGCCTGGGTCGGCCACCTGCGCGGCGGGCTCGGCCTGGTGGCGATCTTCGCCTCGGTGGTGATGGCGGCCATCTCCGGCAGTGCGGCCGCCGACGCCGCGGCCATCGGGGCGATGCTGATCCCGATGATGCGCCAGGCCGGCTACGACGTGCCGCGTTCGGCCGGGCTGATCGCTGCCGGAGGCGTGATCGCGCCGGTGCTCCCGCCGTCGATCGGACTGATCGTGTTCGGCGTCATCGCCAACGTCTCGATCGGCAAGCTGTTCCTGGCCGGCATCGCACCGGGGCTGCTGATGGGGGTTTCGCTGGTGATCGCCTGGCAGTGGGTGGCGCGGCGCGACAAGGTGATCGTGCAGCCGCGCCAGACGATGGCCGCGCGCGGCCGCGCCGCGGTCGACGGCTTCTGGGCGCTCCTGATGCCGCTGGGGATCATCGGCGGCCTGAAGTTCGGCATCTTCACGCCCACCGAGGCCGGCGTCGCGGCCTGCGTCTATGCCTTCGTGCTCGGCGCCTTCGTCTATCGCGAACTGAACTTGCGCCAGTGCTATGGCCTCCTCGTGTCGGCGGCGAAGAGCACCGCCGTGGTGGTGTTCCTGATCGCGGCGGCGCTGGTGTCGGCCTGGCTGATCACCACCTCCGATGTGCCGTCGCAGGTGGCCGCGATGCTCCAGCCCTTCATGGGCAACAAGATCTTGCTGATGTTCGTGATCATGGTCATCGTGGTGATCGTTGGCACCGCGCTTGACTTCGCACCCACGCTGATGATCCTCACGCCCGTGCTCATGCCGGTGGTCAAGCAGGCGGGCATCGACCCGGTGTACTTCGGCGTGCTGTTCATCATGAACAACGCCATCGGCCTGATCACGCCGCCGGTGGGCATCGTGCTCAACGTGATGTGCGGCGTGGCCAAGATCTCGATGAAGGACCTGATGCGCGGTCTGTGGCCCTTCCTGTGGGCCGAACTCTTCGTGCTGCTTCTGCTGGTGCTGTTCCCGGCGCTGGTGCTGGTGCCGCTGAAGTGGCTGAGCTGA
- the uraD gene encoding 2-oxo-4-hydroxy-4-carboxy-5-ureidoimidazoline decarboxylase, whose amino-acid sequence MSLTIEQLNAAAPAEAVALLDGIYEHSPWIAQRALAARPFRSLAHLKHALVQALAASSADEQIGLIRAHPELAGKAMVSKTLTAESTNEQSKAGLTDCTPDEFAKIQQLNADYNAKFGFPFILAVRGPRGTGLSKREIIDTFERRLFNHPAFELGEALRNIHRIAEIRLDDKFGANISLGNDVWDWQEALSVHTDPGYAEKGQLTVTYLTDAHRACAAQISGLMRECGFDSVHIDAVGNVVGRYEAAGFIEGSGVTPDAKALLTGSHYDTVRNGGRYDGRLGIFVPMACVRELKRQGRRLPFAFEVVGFAEEEGQRYKATFLGSGALIGHFDPRWLDQKDADGVTMREAMQNAGLRPEDIPKIQRDPARYLGFVEVHIEQGPVLTELDLPLGIVTSINGSVRYVGEVIGMASHAGTTPMDRRRDAAAAAAELILYTEQRAAKDGDSVGTVGMLEVPSGSINVVPGRCKFSLDLRAPNNTQRDALATDVVDELKAICERRGVRYELEETMRAAAAPSAPAWQQRWEKAVDALGIPLFRMPSGAGHDAMKLHEVMPQAMLFVRGINSGISHNPLESSTNDDIQLAVQAFQHLLDNLAAEQAH is encoded by the coding sequence ATGAGCCTCACCATCGAACAACTCAACGCAGCCGCGCCGGCCGAAGCCGTCGCGCTGCTCGACGGCATCTACGAGCACTCGCCCTGGATCGCCCAGCGCGCACTGGCCGCACGCCCCTTCCGCTCGCTCGCGCACCTCAAGCATGCGCTGGTGCAGGCGCTGGCCGCGTCGTCGGCCGATGAGCAGATCGGCCTGATTCGCGCCCACCCCGAACTCGCGGGCAAGGCCATGGTGAGCAAGACGCTGACCGCCGAATCGACCAACGAGCAAAGCAAGGCCGGCCTGACCGACTGCACGCCCGACGAGTTCGCGAAGATCCAGCAGCTCAACGCCGACTACAACGCGAAGTTCGGCTTTCCGTTCATCCTCGCGGTGCGCGGGCCGCGCGGCACGGGCCTGTCCAAACGCGAGATCATCGACACCTTCGAGCGCCGGCTGTTCAACCACCCGGCCTTCGAGCTCGGCGAAGCGCTGCGCAACATCCATCGCATTGCCGAGATCCGGCTCGACGACAAGTTCGGCGCCAACATCTCGCTCGGCAACGACGTGTGGGACTGGCAGGAAGCGCTCTCGGTGCACACCGATCCCGGCTATGCCGAAAAGGGCCAGCTCACCGTCACCTACCTGACCGACGCGCACCGCGCCTGTGCCGCGCAGATCTCCGGCCTGATGCGCGAGTGCGGCTTCGACTCGGTGCACATCGATGCGGTCGGCAACGTGGTGGGCCGCTATGAAGCCGCAGGCTTCATCGAAGGTTCTGGCGTCACGCCCGATGCGAAGGCCCTCCTCACCGGCTCGCACTACGACACCGTGCGCAACGGCGGCAGGTACGACGGCCGCCTGGGCATCTTCGTGCCGATGGCCTGCGTTCGCGAGCTCAAGCGCCAAGGCAGGCGCCTGCCCTTCGCTTTCGAGGTGGTGGGTTTTGCCGAAGAAGAAGGCCAGCGCTACAAGGCCACCTTTCTAGGGTCGGGCGCACTCATCGGCCACTTCGACCCGCGCTGGCTCGACCAGAAGGATGCCGACGGCGTCACCATGCGCGAGGCCATGCAGAACGCGGGCCTCAGGCCGGAAGACATTCCGAAGATCCAGCGCGATCCGGCGCGCTACCTCGGCTTTGTCGAGGTGCACATCGAACAGGGGCCGGTGCTCACCGAACTCGACCTGCCGCTGGGCATCGTCACCTCCATCAACGGCAGCGTGCGCTACGTGGGCGAAGTGATCGGCATGGCCAGCCACGCCGGCACCACGCCGATGGACCGCCGCCGCGACGCGGCCGCCGCGGCGGCCGAACTCATTCTGTACACCGAGCAGCGCGCCGCGAAAGACGGCGACTCGGTCGGCACCGTGGGCATGCTCGAAGTGCCCAGCGGCTCGATCAACGTGGTGCCGGGCCGCTGCAAGTTCAGCCTCGACCTGCGCGCGCCCAACAACACCCAGCGCGATGCGCTTGCCACCGACGTGGTCGACGAACTGAAAGCCATCTGCGAGCGCCGCGGCGTGCGCTATGAGCTCGAGGAGACCATGCGCGCCGCCGCCGCGCCCAGCGCGCCCGCCTGGCAGCAGCGCTGGGAGAAGGCCGTCGATGCGCTGGGCATTCCGCTCTTCCGCATGCCCAGCGGCGCCGGCCACGATGCGATGAAGCTGCACGAGGTGATGCCGCAGGCCATGCTCTTCGTGCGCGGCATCAACTCGGGCATCAGCCACAACCCGCTCGAATCGAGCACCAACGACGACATTCAATTGGCCGTGCAGGCCTTCCAGCACCTGCTGGACAACCTCGCCGCCGAACAAGCTCACTGA